Part of the Halalkalibacter krulwichiae genome is shown below.
TAAACGATATCCATAGAATGTCTAAGATACTGTTAACACCTCCCTATCTCCCGTAGGTAAAAAATCAGTGTTGTTGAAGCAGGCAGGTCTCCTGGCTTTAGGATCAACATTTTCGTGGCCTTCCCGGTTTGACCAGTGACTTTATCACGAAAACTCCTCTATTACAGTGGCGGGACCGCTCCGGATTTAAACCGGATTCCCTTTTAAACTTTGAAAATTTCAAAGTACCTGCTCCCAACATATGAAATTGTTTCTCACTTTAGCTTAGAAATAGGACGGTTGTCAACCCTTTTAATTTTATTATTCAGAATTTATTTAGTCGGAAAGAATAAAAAAGTGTCATAATTCCGGTTTTCATGTATACTAAAGATACTTATCAAAATCTCATATGAACTAGTATAGGTCATCCAGTGTTTTGGATGATAATAGGGAAGTTGGTGTAATTCCAACACGGTCCCGCCACTGTAAATGCGGATACACTTCGAACACCACTGTCGAATAGATGGGAAGGTGAAGTGAATGATGAAGCGCATGAGTCAGGAGACCTGCCTATACGTTGGTGTGAAACCTTCGAGGAAAAGGGGAAGCAATAGATTTTCATATCTTGCTATGATGTTAGGATATGCATTCTTTTGTTTTTTTGAGCCCTTTAGGGGCTCTTTTTTTTGATGTTGTTGGCTTTTAGTTTTCCGGTTTCAAAGAGAGAGATAAGAAAAAGATTAAAAGGGGTAGAAGAAGTATGAAGCAAGTAAAATTAGTGTTATTGGCATTGTTTCTTGCATGTTTTGTTGCAGCATGTGGTCAAGACCAAGCTCTAGAAACAGAGCATAGTGCTGACACGACAGATGAGGTAACAGTACCGGCAGAAGAGCAAGATTTAGAGGGTATTTATCCGATAACAGTAACGGATGCATTAGGAGACGAAGTGACAATTGAGTCACAACCACAGCGAATTGTCTCACTAGTGCCTAGTGTAACGGAGACGGTTTTTGCTGTCGGAGCAGGAGAAAAAGTAGTAGGACGTTCGGATTGGGATAATTATCCTGAGGAAGTTTTAGAGATTGAATCAATCGGTGGAATGGAATTTGATGTTGAAAAAATTATCTCATTATCACCTGATGTAGTGTTAGCGCATGAATCTGGCGTTGGATCTGGTGAGGAAGGCTTAAATCAAATCCGTAATGCCAATATTCCAGTTGTTGTCGTTCCAAATTCGAATTCGCTAGCTGATGTATACGAGGCAATTGAATTTATTGGGGCCGTAACAGGTTATCAGGATGAATCGAGTACGATTGTTTCAGAAATGCAAACAGCATTTGCAGCAATTGAAGACAAAGCAAGCGCGATTTCAGAAGATGAGCGTAAAAGAGTGTGGGTAGAAATTGGACCTGCTCCAGAGATTTACACTACGGGTAGTGGTACTTTCATGGATGAAATGTTGAGTTTGATTAATGCTGTGAATGTAGCTGGTGACGAGGAAGGATGGCCAATGTTCACAGAAGAAGAAGCTGTGGCTTTTAATCCAGATGTTATCTTACTTACATATGGCCATTATTTTGAAAATGCAACAGAGTCAGTTTTAAGTCGTGCGGCTTGGGCTGATATTCCAGCTGTAGCAAATAACGAAATTTATGAGGTGGTTTCAGATGAAGTGGAAAGACCTGGACCACGGTTAACAAAGGGAGTAGAGCAGATTGCAAAAGCAGTTTATCCAGAGGTATTTGGCGAATAATATAAAATTTGCATATGTTATAGTCATTCTGTTTTGCTTTTTTGCTTTAACAATAAGTATTGGAAAGGGAAGTGTTGAGCTTCCCTTTCTAACTGTTTTGCAAATACTGGCAACAGAAATTTTCCGGTTGCCGCTATTAGTAGAACTAGACCCAATGCACATTAATATCGTCATGGAGATTCGACTTCCACGCGTTTTACTTGCGATGTTTGTTGGGGCTTGTTTAGCATTAGCTGGTGCAGCCTTTCAAGGTTTTTTAAAAAATCCACTTGCAGATCCCTATACGCTTGGGGTGTCTTCAGGTTCAGCTGTTGGAGCGGTTGCTGTTATATTTTTTGGTATTAGTATTCCAATCCTTGGCAGATTTACATTGCCTTTTATTAGCATTCTTGCTGGTTTTGCTACTCTTTTTCTCGTTATCTCATTTGCAAGACTAGTTCAACGTTCCATGGCAGCAGAAACAATTATTTTAGCAGGAATTATATTCAGCTCTTTCTTGGGATCTTTTATCTCACTTATGATTGCTCTAACTGGTGAAGAATTAAGGCAAATTATCTCCTGGCTTATGGGGAGTGTTGCAATGAGAGGTTGGTCATACGTGTGGATGATTATCCCTTGTTTGCTAATTGGAACGTTGTTATTGCTATTTAATCGGCAAGAATTAAATGCACTTGCTTTTGGAGAAGAGACGGCAAGGCAGCTTGGTGTTAATATTGCCGTTCGAAAAATCATGATTTTAGTTGGTGCAACAATAGTAACAGGTGGTGCGGTTGCGGTCTCTGGTACGATTGGATTTGTCGGTCTTGTCATTCCTCATTTAACTCGATTGCTATGGGGAGCCGATCACCGTCACCTGTTGCCATTATCGATGTTTATAGGAGCAGGTTTTTTAGCGTTAACCGACCTTGTAGCTAGAACCATTATTTCTCCAACTGAACTGCCAATTGGTGTTATTACAGCAATCATTGGAGCGCCTGTGTTTGCACTGCTACTCTTAAAGCAAAGAAGAAGAGAAGAATGAAAGGAGGGGATAATATGATTCATTGTCAAAACATTACGATCCAGTATGGTTCAGTTAAAGTTATAGATGACATTGATTTTAAAGTGAATAAAGGCGAAGTATTTGGCATTATTGGACCTAATGGGAGTGGGAAGACAAGTTTACTGAAAGCAATTGGTGGGGCCTAGCACCTACCAATGGTGAAATTGTCATCGATAATAGAAGTTTATCTTCTTATCGTTCCAAAGAATTGGCTAGAAAAGTTGCGGTGTTGCCGCAACAATCTGAAACAGCTTTTTCTTATTCCGTCTGGGATGTAGTGGCATTGGGAAGGTATCCCTACCTAAAAGGCTGGTTGCAAGGAGTTACCAAAAAAGATAATGAAGTGATTACTCAGGCTATGCAACAAACAAATACATATCAGTTCAAAGATAAATCCATGCAACAATTAAGTGGAGGAGAGCGACAGCGAGTGTTAGTAGCGAGGGCGCTTGCTCAAGAACCTGATATTCTTTTATTAGATGAACCAACAAATCATTTAGATATTTCACATCAAATGAGTTTGTTAAATTCCCTACAGCAGTGGTCACGTGAAAGAGGACTAACTGTCATTGCCGTTTTGCACGATTTGAATATGGCAAGCCTTTATTGTGATCGGGTTCTTTTGTTAGATAAAGGGAAGGCTGTTGCACTTGGGACGCCGGTTCATGTAATGGAGGAAAAGCAGTTGGGAAATGTCTATGAAACGACACTTGAAAGAAAAGAACATCCCGCCGTTCCGAGTCCACTAATTACATTTATCCCTGAGAAAGTACTTGATTCAGCTGCCTTAAACACTCTACAGATTGAGAGATCGAAAGAGTGGATAAAAATAGAAAGTACGCAAAAATGGAAGACGTTGTCCTCCTCTGTTATCGGTGCTGGATTTCGTTGGCACAATCAATTTGTGAATCGACACGTCAACAAAAATTATCACTTTGACAATGTTGAACTTGAGTATGCCGAGTATTTGCAAAGAAATGGACTAGACCCGAAGGATACTTTAGGGATGATGACGGCAGCGATGCTAGATGATGCATCCATTGTTGTATCAAAAGGCGAACCTGCCGTTATGGCAATTATTAGTGCTGGAGCTTCCAATGCAGTTGATGCTTCCGTAGCCTATCAGCAGGCAGATTGGAAACCTTCTATTGGTACGATAAATATTTGGATTTTCATTGAGGGAGTCTTACCTGAAGCGGCGTATATCCAAGCGACGATGACAGTTACGGAAGCGAAAGCAAAGGCATTAAATGATGAACAGATTTTAGACCCTGTTAGTCAAACAATTGCAACGGGAACATCAACTGATAGTGTTTTGATTGCAGCTTCTCAGTCTGGACCTAGCTATCCTTATGCAGGCACGATTACGTCACTTGGAAAGGAAATAGCTAGATTAGTCTATCAAGGAACAAGAGAAGCGCTTGAACGAAATAAAAGAAGGAGAAAGCTAACATGATGGCTCATCTTATCGCAATCCTTTTAGCTGTTATAATTGATCGAATTGTTGGAGATCCCCGCTCACTCCCTCACCCCGTTGTCGGGATTGGAAAACTCATAACTGTATGTGATCGTTATTTAAATAAAGGGGAAGCAAAAAGAGCTAAAGGCTTATTGATGCTTATTTTCATTTGTACTTTCGTTTTTCTTGTAACCATTTGTATTGTTTTACTTTCTTATAGGATCCATTTGTATATTGGAATTGCTGTTGAAGCTTGGATTATTTCTACTACTATTGCGGCAAGAGGATTAATGCAAGCAGCTGAGGAGGTAGCTGTTCCCTTAAGGAAAGGGAACTTCAGTGAATCTAGAAAAAAACTGTCCTATATAGTTGGGCGAGATACAGAAACATTAAATGAAGAAGAGATTACCCGAGCGACGGTTGAAACAGTGGCTGAAAATACGAGTGATGGAGTAACAGCTCCATTGTTCTTTGCCTTAATTGGTGGGGCGCCGCTTGCGATGCTCTATCGTGCAGTAAATACTTGTGATTCAATGGTCGGTTATAAAAATAATACATACAAGGAATTTGGTTGGGCTTCAGCGAAATTCGATGATTTACTAAATTGGGTTCCTAGTAGATTAACAGCTGCTGTGATGATTCTTTCGATTAGGGCAATGGGTGACCGAACAAAGCAGCAATGTTGGGAAATTGTAAGAAGAGATGCAAGAAAACATCCAAGCCCTAATAGTGGTTGGACTGAGGCAGCTATGGCGGCTTTAATGGCAGTTCAATTAGGTGGAGTTAATACATATAAAGGTGTTGTTTCCAATAGAGCAAAAATGGGAAACGATGAGCGAGCTTTAAAGGTGAACGATATAGAGGTGGCAAATAAAATCATGCTGAAAACTGTTAATCAATTCACATTGTTCATTTTGCTTGTAGGAGGGGCTATTTATGCTATTACCTAATCACGGAGCTAATCCGGAAATATTATTAGAAAAGCTCGGAAAGAGAAGACCAAAACAAATATATGATTTTAGTGAAAATACAAATCCATTTGGTCCCCCTGAGTTCTTGAAAAATATATCTATGGATGAATTGCTAACAACAATGACTCATTATCCGGATCCAGAAGTTAGTCTGCTATCTAGTAGACTAGCAGCAAAGAATGGCGTTTCGATTAGTCAAGTTCTTGTCGGAAATGGTGCTGCTGAGCTGATCTTTCTGCTAGCTAATATGTTACAGGGGAAACGAGTCGGGATTGTTGAGCCTGCATTTTCAGAGTATCGAGATGCTTGTTCAGCGTTCAACTGTCAAATTACATCAGTCGTTTTATCGCCTCCATGGCAGCTTGATTTAAATAAAGTAAAAGCTGTTTTGCCTGAGGTTGATGCTCTATTTTTATGTAGTCCGAATAATCCCACAGGTGTTCGTTTTCGCCGAGAAGATCTAGTCGATTTAATAAGGGAAGCTGAAAAGAATCAAACGTATATTGTGTTAGATGAAGCTTTTTATGACTTTTGCGAATTAGAAGAGGGATTAGAACAATTAGTCCATCAGTATTCAGTCATCATTTTGCTTCGCTCTCTAACAAAAATGTTTGCTGTTGCAGGTGTAAGACTTGGCTATGTTCTTGCCAATCCTTTTGTAATCGAAGCCTTAAAGAAAAGGCAGCCTCCATGGAGCGTGAATGGGATTGCGCAACAAATTGGAATAAGATTATTAGAGGAAAAAGCATTTGTTAATCAAACCGTAAATAAAATCCAAGCCGAAAAAAGGCATGTTGTTGGACGTTTACGTCAGTTAAACTTTTTTGTGTCAGAATCAACGGTGAATTTTTATTTGCTTGCTGAAAAAGATCGAAAAGACTTGTTTCCTCTTCTTTCTTATCTTGCAGAACAAGGGATTATTGCAAGACATACATACAACTTTAAGGGTTTAGGAGGCAGGTATTTACGCTTGGCTGTCAAAGATCGGGAGTATAACGATCTATTAATTAAAGCACTATCTCGTTGGAGGCAGCAATGATTGTTTTTATTTCAGGAGGAGTAAGAAGTGGAAAAAGTGATTACGCAGAAGAACGAGCGCGCTTACTATACGCAAAAGAACAGAAGAATCTAATCTATATAGCAACAAGTGATGTGTATGATGAGGAAATGCATGTTCGAGTTAAAAGACACCAGGAGCAAAGAAAAAGGGATGAGGTTAATTGGAAAGTCTACGAGAAACCTTCAAATATTGCCGATCTTTTATCTGGATTTCAACAAGGGGATGTCATCCTGCTCGATTGTGTCACGACACTTTTAAGTAATGAATTATTTAATGGCTGGCAGCAAGGTGAGAAAAAATGGACAAGTCCGTCCTTTATTGCTGAAGTAGAAAAGAAGATGATTCATTTAGTTTCAGAATTGGCTGAAGGACCTTATACAGCCTTTGTTGTATCGAATGAACTGTGTTTCGATTTACCGCCTCAAGACAGGGCAACTTCTATTTATATTCGCTTACTCGGACGGATACATCAAGATATTGTTTCAAGAGCGAAGGAAGCCGTCCTAATTGAAAATCGTTTAGTACTTCTGAAAAAAAGGGGGGACAAGCATGATTGGAATGAGAAATAGCTTTCGGGTATGGTTGGACGGTTTGATTCTCGCATTCCAACTCTTAACGATCGTCCCGCTTTCGAAACAAGTTCAGTGGGATGAAGCAAGGGCTAAGGCATCCGTTGCATCTTATCCACTAGTAGGATTTGCCTTAGCATCACTATTATCTGCCCAATGGCTTCTCTTAGCTAATGTAACGTTTATATCTCCGCTTGTTGCGGCTTTATGGCTTCTAACTTTTTCTGCTTTTTTCTCAGGAGGATTGCATCTTGATGGATGGACCGATTTTCACGATGCTGTTTTTTCTCGCAGAAGTCGTGAACATAAATTAGATATTATGAAGGATCCACAAGTTGGGACATTTGGCGTTTTAGCATTACTCTTACTTTTAGGTTGGCGATTTGTTTTCATATTTGAGTTATTCAGACTAGCCCCTCAAACGGTTCTTTTGGCTGTCTTTCTAATCCCGATACTTGTGAGGCTTCTGCTAGGGTGGCAGCTCTTACTTGGAAGATTTGCTCGCGAGGATGGAATGGCAGCTGCATTAAAGTCAGCAAAGACAAAAGGGAATATCGCGATATATAGTCTATGGACTATCGTTTTACTAGGCTTCTTGTTGTTCGTATCACCAATCTATCTTTTATTACCTGGAGCAGCCTTTCTCTTTCTGGTTGTGTGGCAGAAGTGGGTCGTATACCAGCTTGGGGGTATTACAGGTGACACTGTTGGAGCAGGAGCGGAAGGGGGGAAACGATGTTATGGGGAATCGTTTGGTTGTTACTCTTATTAGACATGGTTTAACAAAGTTTAATGAAGAAAAAAGGTATTTAGGCTGGAAGAATCAACCCTTGTCTAAAAAAGGAAATGAGGAACTACTTCAATTAACTCACAAGTATCGTAATCATACGGGTGATATCCTTTTAACTAGTGACTTAGTTCGATGTATAGAAACGGCGAAACTTTTATTTCCTAATCAGCCTATTGTGACGTCATCTAAATTAAGAGAGTACGATTTTGGAGAATGGGAAGGGAAAACATATGAGCAATTAAAAGAAACGAAATTGTATCGTGATTGGTTAGATGATCCACTCTCGAACTTCCCGCCAAAAGGAGAAGCTTATCATTCATTTCAGCGTAGGACTGAAGAAGCTTTCTATGACATGGTCGAACTTGCACATAAAAGGAAAAGTAAACATGTTGTTGTCGTTTGTCACGGGGGCGTTATAAGACAGTGGCTGTCTAGTTATTCACCGGTCAACAAGTCCAAGTCTTTCTTTGAATGGAATGTCACAATAAATAGTTGTTATCAAATGATAGGGAGCATCGATAAAATAAGGAGAGGATTAACATTCACTTCATTACAGGAGGAGCCTATAACGGCAAAAATAAATGGGCATTAAATCATTATAAAAGAACGAATTTGACATGGGTTAACAGCTATGATGAATTACTGGCTTCACCTGTGAATACAATGAATGGAACTGTCATCATTTATGGCATAGAAGCAGTAATCCAATCATTTATGAACGACGATGACCCACGAAAGTCTTTTTATAAGTGGCTAGATCAATGGTTAAATTGGGAAAAAGAAACAGCTCAATCAAAACTAGTCTTAATTGGTGTAGATGTTGGAAAAGGTGTAGTCCCTATTGAAAAAGAAAAAAGGAATTATCGTGATCTAGTTGGGTGGTGTTATCAAGATGTGGTAAAGGAAGCAACTCGTGTAGACATCATTTGGTATGGACTCAACCAACAACTGAAATAGAGGAGATGAAAAAAATGAGATTATATACACGTACAGGTGATGAAGGAAAAACAAGTGTCATAGGAGGACGACTTGAAAAGGATGACATAAGGGTCGTTGCATATGGCACGACTGACGAATTGAATTCTTTTATCGGACAAGTCATTACACAACTAGATGAAAATATTTTCCCTGATATCAAACAAGAGTTGATTAAAATTCAACATGAACTCTTTGATTGTGGAGGTGATTTAGCTATGGTGAAAGTATCTGAAGATCGTCCATACAAAGCAAAGCAGGAGATCATTGATTATCTTGAAGGGAGAATTGATGAGTATATAAAAGAAGCACCAGAATTAGAAAGATTTATTTTGCCTGGTGGCGCAGTACCAGCAGCTACCTTACATGTTTGTCGGACGGTTACACGCCGTGCAGAACGGTCTGTATCAACGCTTTATCGTGAATCAAATGTATGTAATCCTATTGTGCTTAAATATTTAAATAGGCTTTCAGATTACTTTTTTGCGATTGCTCGTGTAGTTAATCATCGGTTGAATGTAAAAGATGTAGAGTATGAAAGAAGTGCGATTGTCTTTAGAGATGGAAAAAGAAAAAAATAGAATCATACTAAAAACGCTAGGTTTTATTTAATACCTAGCGTTTTTGCATATAGTCAAAAGTACTTAGTAGAATGTACTATTTTTATATATAAAAAGATGTAATTATATGGTATTTTTAAAGAGAGAGATCATATGATGTAAGGGTGTTCATGTAAAGAGGGGGAAAGTTGTATGAAATTTGTTTTTGTCTTTATAACATTGTTGTTGCTTGCAGGTTGTAATGGTTTTGCTTTTGCGGAAAATCCTAAAATAGTAGCGGCCCACTCTTCCTATTTTGTTAATGAAGTAAAAGCAAAAGCACCCGTGTATTGGCCAGTTGAATTAATTGATGAATGGAATGATACAGTTCACTCTATCTCAATGAATGATTATGGTTATTTATTTTCTGAAAAGATTGACAATGAGTCTCTGAGCCAATTAGCTAGTAAGCTTGCTAGTCAGATAGATAGCCCGATGGAGAATGCAAGGGTGAAACCAAATGACGAATTTGACCCGGGGAAAAAGCGAGTGATTTTATCTGAGAGTGAACTAGTAGAGAGTCTATTGAACCTTGAGGTTGGAACGAAGGAACTTATCTTACCCATTTATGTTACGGAACCAACTGTGACGAAGAATGATATTACGGGCATTGAGCAGAGAAAAATAGGTGAATTCAAGACGTTTTTTAATCCCTCGGTTACAGGTCGCTCTCAAAATGTTTTATTGTCGGCAGAAGCAATTTCTGGGATCGTTCTTGGCCCTGGAGACAGCTTTTCGTTCAATCAGATGGTAGGAGAGAGAACGAGAGAGAGAGGCTACCAAGAAGCAATGGAGATCGTTGATAAAGAATTTGTAATGGGAATTGGAGGAGGAATTTGTCAGACATCATCGACACTGTTTAATGCGGTTGATAAAGCCGGTTTAGAGATGATTGAACGCTATACTCACTCAAGAGAAATTGGCTATGTACCAACAGGAAGGGATGCAACAGTTTCTTGGGGCGGACCAGACTTTAGATTTAGCAACCCCCATCCTTACCCAGTTATAATTCGGTCAAATGTTGATTTGCAAAAAGGAGAATTACTCGTTTCCGTTCATACGAAATAACAATTTTAAAAGGTTAATCATCTACATAACATGTGGTGATTGACCTTTTCTTTGTTTGAAAATACAAACGGGACTGCATAATCCATTCATTTCTTTTCATACTAAGTAAAAGATTGGTAAGGAGAAAGTGAGGAAGTGTAACATGCTTGGTAAATGGTTGTTGAAGCAGTTAAGGGATAGTCAAAAGGAAACATTAAATGATGTCTTACAGTTGTTTCAACAGTCGAGTGACTTTGTCATTTTTCCTTTGCGTGTAGAAAAGAAGTTATTTCACGTTGGCTATTTTCAAACAATGATTGATAGTGATCGGTTGAATCGCGATTTAATGCCTTATATTACAAAGAGCAAGCAGCAAACGCTAGAAACGATACTTCCTAATATACCGATACAAAATAAAGAAATCATTGAATCGCCTAACGATCTCCGTGAAAGAGTTTTGCATGGCTCGATCGTGATCTATGATGGACAAAATCCAAAAAAATGTGCTGTTATTGATGCAGCGCTCGATTCTAATCGGGATGTTTCGGCTCCTGAAACGGAGTTTAGTGTAAATGGACCTCAGGAAGCATTTATTGAATCGCTAGAAACGAATATTAATTTGGTTCGCAAAAGATTGCCATTGCCTCAACTTCAAATTAAAGAATTAAAACTTGGCAAAATTACACAAACTCGTGTGGCAATCCTCTATATTGAAGGTTTTGTCGATCAAGACAACTTAAAAACATTAGAACAAAGATTATCAGATATTGAGTTTGATCAAGTAATTGATTCAAGTAGCCTTGCGCAAATGATTACAGATAATTCTATGTCTATCTTTCCTCAATTAATTAATACCGAAAGACCAGAGCGAGTCGCAGCGGTGTTAGCAGAGGGGAAAGTAGCTTTCTTAACCGATGGTTCTCCTGATGCAGTGTTTGGACCGGCAACATTGGTCGAATTCTTTTCTTCGTTAGAGGATTATTATTTACCATGGCAAATCGCGAGCTCTGTTAGATTGCTACGTTTTGCTGCCGTTATGTTTTCAGTATTAGCGACTCCTATCTATGTTGCTGTCTTGACATTTCATTATGAGTTAATTCCAAGAGATTTATTAGCGACCATTATTGCTTCTCGTAGTAACATCCCTTTTCCACCGATAATTGAAGCGATCTTTCTGGAATTGACGATTGAACTGTTACGAGAAGCAGGGGCACGATTACCAACTAAAGTAGGGCAAACCATTGGGATTGTTGGTGGGATTGTAATTGGACAAGCGTCAGTGGAAGCGGGCTTAACAAGCAACATTTTACTAATTATTGTTGCGTTAGCTGCACTCGCATCATTTACAACACCTGTTTATCAAATGGGTAATACGATACGTTTAATTCGTTTTCCATTCATAATCATTGCATCATTCCTTGGTGGAATAGGAATTGCTTTTAGTTTGTTGTTTACAGTTGTTCATTTGCTTCATTTAACGTCATTGGGTAGGCCATATTTAGAGCCTGTTTTTCCACCGAGATTCTCAGATTGGCGAGATGCTTTTGTCAGACTTCCATTTAGCTGGATGTCGTCTCGCCCTGTGTATTTAAGACCGAGAGATAAGGGGAGATTTAACTTTTCAAGGGCGACAAAGAAGAAGGATATTGATGAATAAGGCGGTGAGAAAATGGACAAACCGATTAAAGAACAATACCTTGTTTCTAGCTTCATGGCCAGCTTCTTAATTCATGGCATGCAAGTGGGAGTTGGAGTACTCGGCTTTCAACGAATTATTGTGAAAACGACAGGATACGATGCTTGGATATCTGTCATAATAGCTGGTATTATTGTCCATTTTATCATTGCTTGTATGTATGTGATGTTAAAAAAGGCTGATGGTGATATCGTAACAATTCAACGGCAAATCTTTGGTAAATGGATTGGCAATCTATTAAGTATTATTATTTGTTTTTATTTTATTGCGTTAGCAACAGCCGTGTTACGAACATATATTGAAGTTATTCAAGTATGGATCTTTCCAGATTTACAGACGTGGACTGTTGCTCTTGTTGCAGCTGTTTTTTTCTATTATGTTGTAGCGGGAGGTTTCAGAACAGTAGTTGGATTAACGTTTATTGGCGTAATCATACCATTTCTTTTGATGCCGATCTTATTAATGCCACTTGAGTTTGCCCATTTTATTAATATGCTCCCAATCTTAAAACACTCTATCGTGGAATTGCTGTTAGGCGCTAAAGATACTACGCTGACATTCCTAGGTTTTGAATTACTGTTATTGTATTATCCTTTTTTGAAAAAGAGGGAGCTCAGTCAAAAATGGGCGCAGTTTGGAGCGTTTGTGACCAACCTCTCCTACACAACCATCATGATTGTTAGTCTAGCATTTTATAGTGAACAACAGTTAGACAAAACGATTTGGGCTACTTTAACTTTATTTAAAGTAATACAACTT
Proteins encoded:
- a CDS encoding ABC transporter substrate-binding protein, producing the protein MKQVKLVLLALFLACFVAACGQDQALETEHSADTTDEVTVPAEEQDLEGIYPITVTDALGDEVTIESQPQRIVSLVPSVTETVFAVGAGEKVVGRSDWDNYPEEVLEIESIGGMEFDVEKIISLSPDVVLAHESGVGSGEEGLNQIRNANIPVVVVPNSNSLADVYEAIEFIGAVTGYQDESSTIVSEMQTAFAAIEDKASAISEDERKRVWVEIGPAPEIYTTGSGTFMDEMLSLINAVNVAGDEEGWPMFTEEEAVAFNPDVILLTYGHYFENATESVLSRAAWADIPAVANNEIYEVVSDEVERPGPRLTKGVEQIAKAVYPEVFGE
- a CDS encoding histidine phosphatase family protein, with the protein product MGNRLVVTLIRHGLTKFNEEKRYLGWKNQPLSKKGNEELLQLTHKYRNHTGDILLTSDLVRCIETAKLLFPNQPIVTSSKLREYDFGEWEGKTYEQLKETKLYRDWLDDPLSNFPPKGEAYHSFQRRTEEAFYDMVELAHKRKSKHVVVVCHGGVIRQWLSSYSPVNKSKSFFEWNVTINSCYQMIGSIDKIRRGLTFTSLQEEPITAKINGH
- a CDS encoding bifunctional adenosylcobinamide kinase/adenosylcobinamide-phosphate guanylyltransferase: MIVFISGGVRSGKSDYAEERARLLYAKEQKNLIYIATSDVYDEEMHVRVKRHQEQRKRDEVNWKVYEKPSNIADLLSGFQQGDVILLDCVTTLLSNELFNGWQQGEKKWTSPSFIAEVEKKMIHLVSELAEGPYTAFVVSNELCFDLPPQDRATSIYIRLLGRIHQDIVSRAKEAVLIENRLVLLKKRGDKHDWNEK
- a CDS encoding adenosylcobinamide-GDP ribazoletransferase — encoded protein: MIGMRNSFRVWLDGLILAFQLLTIVPLSKQVQWDEARAKASVASYPLVGFALASLLSAQWLLLANVTFISPLVAALWLLTFSAFFSGGLHLDGWTDFHDAVFSRRSREHKLDIMKDPQVGTFGVLALLLLLGWRFVFIFELFRLAPQTVLLAVFLIPILVRLLLGWQLLLGRFAREDGMAAALKSAKTKGNIAIYSLWTIVLLGFLLFVSPIYLLLPGAAFLFLVVWQKWVVYQLGGITGDTVGAGAEGGKRCYGESFGCYSY
- a CDS encoding FecCD family ABC transporter permease is translated as MQKQFIQRYLANNIKFAYVIVILFCFFALTISIGKGSVELPFLTVLQILATEIFRLPLLVELDPMHINIVMEIRLPRVLLAMFVGACLALAGAAFQGFLKNPLADPYTLGVSSGSAVGAVAVIFFGISIPILGRFTLPFISILAGFATLFLVISFARLVQRSMAAETIILAGIIFSSFLGSFISLMIALTGEELRQIISWLMGSVAMRGWSYVWMIIPCLLIGTLLLLFNRQELNALAFGEETARQLGVNIAVRKIMILVGATIVTGGAVAVSGTIGFVGLVIPHLTRLLWGADHRHLLPLSMFIGAGFLALTDLVARTIISPTELPIGVITAIIGAPVFALLLLKQRRREE
- a CDS encoding ATP-binding cassette domain-containing protein; translation: MIHCQNITIQYGSVKVIDDIDFKVNKGEVFGIIGPNGSGKTSLLKAIGGA
- a CDS encoding adenosylcobinamide amidohydrolase — its product is MDNRSLSSYRSKELARKVAVLPQQSETAFSYSVWDVVALGRYPYLKGWLQGVTKKDNEVITQAMQQTNTYQFKDKSMQQLSGGERQRVLVARALAQEPDILLLDEPTNHLDISHQMSLLNSLQQWSRERGLTVIAVLHDLNMASLYCDRVLLLDKGKAVALGTPVHVMEEKQLGNVYETTLERKEHPAVPSPLITFIPEKVLDSAALNTLQIERSKEWIKIESTQKWKTLSSSVIGAGFRWHNQFVNRHVNKNYHFDNVELEYAEYLQRNGLDPKDTLGMMTAAMLDDASIVVSKGEPAVMAIISAGASNAVDASVAYQQADWKPSIGTINIWIFIEGVLPEAAYIQATMTVTEAKAKALNDEQILDPVSQTIATGTSTDSVLIAASQSGPSYPYAGTITSLGKEIARLVYQGTREALERNKRRRKLT
- the cobD gene encoding threonine-phosphate decarboxylase CobD, whose product is MLLPNHGANPEILLEKLGKRRPKQIYDFSENTNPFGPPEFLKNISMDELLTTMTHYPDPEVSLLSSRLAAKNGVSISQVLVGNGAAELIFLLANMLQGKRVGIVEPAFSEYRDACSAFNCQITSVVLSPPWQLDLNKVKAVLPEVDALFLCSPNNPTGVRFRREDLVDLIREAEKNQTYIVLDEAFYDFCELEEGLEQLVHQYSVIILLRSLTKMFAVAGVRLGYVLANPFVIEALKKRQPPWSVNGIAQQIGIRLLEEKAFVNQTVNKIQAEKRHVVGRLRQLNFFVSESTVNFYLLAEKDRKDLFPLLSYLAEQGIIARHTYNFKGLGGRYLRLAVKDREYNDLLIKALSRWRQQ
- the cbiB gene encoding adenosylcobinamide-phosphate synthase CbiB; this translates as MAHLIAILLAVIIDRIVGDPRSLPHPVVGIGKLITVCDRYLNKGEAKRAKGLLMLIFICTFVFLVTICIVLLSYRIHLYIGIAVEAWIISTTIAARGLMQAAEEVAVPLRKGNFSESRKKLSYIVGRDTETLNEEEITRATVETVAENTSDGVTAPLFFALIGGAPLAMLYRAVNTCDSMVGYKNNTYKEFGWASAKFDDLLNWVPSRLTAAVMILSIRAMGDRTKQQCWEIVRRDARKHPSPNSGWTEAAMAALMAVQLGGVNTYKGVVSNRAKMGNDERALKVNDIEVANKIMLKTVNQFTLFILLVGGAIYAIT